From Candidatus Babeliales bacterium, one genomic window encodes:
- a CDS encoding GIY-YIG nuclease family protein, translating to MKQPAVYIVTNKENGTLYVGVTSNLAKRIHEHKQGFVKGFTKKYGCKLLVFYEPHETMESAIAREKQIKGGSREQKLHLIKTINPDWIDLYENLLY from the coding sequence ATGAAACAGCCCGCAGTCTATATTGTTACTAACAAAGAAAATGGCACTCTTTATGTTGGAGTAACATCTAATCTCGCCAAACGAATCCATGAACATAAGCAGGGATTCGTCAAAGGCTTTACAAAAAAATACGGATGCAAATTGTTGGTATTTTATGAACCGCATGAAACTATGGAATCTGCAATTGCACGAGAAAAACAGATCAAGGGAGGTTCAAGAGAGCAAAAACTACATCTAATAAAAACCATTAATCCTGATTGGATAGATTTGTATGAGAATCTCCTTTATTAA
- a CDS encoding PDDEXK nuclease domain-containing protein, whose protein sequence is MRNPIKKNKIIKDENIDLEPKQYAQFLDTIKQDIAQTQLKATLSVTQELWHMEKVLLDKIASEGWGVKITEKILLELGQGFSFVGQQYHVEVGEQDFYIDLLFYHLTLRCFIVVELKNTEFIPEYAGKLNFYLSAIDDLLRIPSDQPTIGLLLCRSKNNYVAEYALRDIKKPIGISSYTTKLVESLPKEFKGKLPSIEEIEAGLKKLKKMK, encoded by the coding sequence ATGCGTAATCCAATAAAAAAAAATAAGATAATAAAAGATGAAAATATTGATTTAGAACCTAAGCAATATGCACAATTTCTAGATACTATTAAACAAGATATAGCCCAAACACAGCTGAAAGCTACATTATCGGTTACGCAAGAGTTATGGCACATGGAGAAAGTTCTTTTAGACAAAATTGCATCTGAAGGTTGGGGTGTAAAAATCACTGAAAAAATTTTACTTGAGTTAGGGCAAGGATTTTCTTTCGTGGGACAACAGTATCACGTAGAGGTAGGTGAACAGGACTTTTATATTGATCTATTATTTTATCATCTCACATTGCGCTGTTTTATTGTTGTTGAACTTAAAAATACAGAATTTATTCCAGAGTATGCAGGAAAGCTTAATTTTTATTTATCTGCCATAGACGATCTATTGCGAATTCCGAGCGATCAACCAACTATTGGCTTACTATTGTGTAGGTCAAAAAATAATTATGTTGCGGAATATGCTTTAAGAGATATTAAAAAACCGATAGGCATATCGAGTTATACAACTAAATTGGTAGAATCGTTGCCAAAAGAATTTAAAGGTAAGCTACCTTCTATTGAAGAAATCGAAGCGGGACTGAAAAAATTGAAAAAGATGAAGTAA